One segment of Mus caroli chromosome 6, CAROLI_EIJ_v1.1, whole genome shotgun sequence DNA contains the following:
- the Gngt1 gene encoding guanine nucleotide-binding protein G(T) subunit gamma-T1: MPVINIEDLTEKDKLKMEVDQLKKEVTLERMMVSKCCEEVRDYIEERSGEDPLVKGVPEDKNPFKELKGGCVIS, translated from the exons ATGCCAGTGATCAACATCGAGGACCTGACAGAAAAGGACAAGTTGAAGATGGAGGTAGACCAGCTTAAGAAGGAAGTGACACTGGAAAGAATGATG GTTTCCAAATGTTGTGAAGAAGTAAGAGATTATATTGAAGAAAGATCTGGAGAAGACCCTCTAGTGAAGGGGGTTCCAGAGGACAAAAACCCCTTCAAGGAACTCAAAGGAGGCTGTGTGATTTCATAG
- the Gng11 gene encoding guanine nucleotide-binding protein G(I)/G(S)/G(O) subunit gamma-11, translating to MPALHIEDLPEKEKLKMEVEQLRKEVKLQRQQVSKCSEEIKNYIEERSGEDPLVKGIPEDKNPFKEKGSCVIS from the exons ATGCCTGCCCTTCACATCGAGGATCTGCCGGAAAAGGAAAAACTGAAGATGGAGGTTGAGCAACTTCGCAAAGAAGTGAAGTTGCAGAGACAACAG GTGTCTAAATGTTCTGAGGAAATAAAGAACTACATTGAAGAACGTTCTGGAGAGGACCCTCTGGTAAAGGGAATCCCAGAAGACAAGAATCCCTTCAAAGAAAAGGGCAGCTGTGTCATTTCATAA